In the Flavisolibacter tropicus genome, one interval contains:
- a CDS encoding JAB domain-containing protein, with protein MRDCLVDMKLLCSVALQLLCSSVVIAHNHPSGNIKPTKYNEIISIKISQALRLINVELLDHFILVEDGYISFADAGLL; from the coding sequence ATGAGAGATTGTTTAGTAGATATGAAGCTTTTGTGCAGTGTGGCTTTGCAACTCTTATGTTCATCTGTAGTAATTGCGCACAATCACCCTTCTGGCAATATTAAGCCAACTAAGTATAATGAAATAATTTCAATTAAGATCAGCCAAGCTTTAAGGCTAATTAATGTAGAACTTTTGGACCACTTTATACTTGTAGAAGATGGTTATATATCGTTTGCAGATGCTGGACTACTATAA